In one Nicotiana tomentosiformis chromosome 6, ASM39032v3, whole genome shotgun sequence genomic region, the following are encoded:
- the LOC104094547 gene encoding GATA transcription factor 11-like isoform X1: MLKGLRGFCSMNINMVEQNCWDGIPMGPIVDEDFESLLNSLDFPLESLEDWDPSLYQLLGPIPPDALMALPPVSRGDNANGCLNAANEFPEAQGTVLFQTQSPISVLEHNSSCSGGKSTSFKFGTKGRRSKRARASTLNPWILMACTAFAAKKTSDAKKGKEKKRRKLSQQSSVMESILFKKCTHCEVTKTPQWREGPLGPKTLCNACGVRYRSGRLLPEYRPAASPTFVPSLHSNSHMKVIEMRRNAVEESQGDLLETKRSFT, encoded by the exons ATGCTCAAGGGTTTAAGGGGTTTTTGTTCCATG AATATTAATATGGTTGAACAAAATTGTTGGGATGGCATTCCCATGGGGCCTATTGTTGATGAAGACTTTGAAAGCTTACTCAATAGTTTGGACTTCCCCTTGGAAAGTTTGGAAGATTGGGATCCTAGCCTCTACCAATTACTCGGGCCAATCCCTCCGGATGCACTTATGGCGTTACCTCCAGTGTCCCGTGGCGATAATGCCAATGGCTGTTTGAATGCAGCT AATGAATTTCCTGAGGCCCAAGGGACTGTTCTATTCCAGACACAAAGCCCAATTTCTGTTCTTGAACACAACAGCTCCTGCTCTGGTGGAAAGAGTACATCCTTCAAATTTGGCACTAAAGGCCGTCGCTCTAAGCGTGCACGAGCATCAACTTTGAATCCATGGATTTTGATGGCTTGTACAGCTTTTGCAGCCAAGAAGACTTCTGATGCCAAAAAGGGAAAGGAAAAGAAGAGGAGAAAATTGTCACAGCAATCTAGTGTCATGGagtctattttatttaaaaagtgCACACATTGTGAAGTAACAAAGACACCACAATGGAGGGAGGGACCATTGGGTCCAAAGACACTATGCAATGCCTGTGGAGTTCGATATCGTTCTGGCCGACTACTCCCAGAGTATCGGCCTGCTGCTAGTCCCACATTTGTTCCATCTTTGCATTCAAACTCTCACATGAAAGTCATAGAAATGAGAAGAAATGCAGTTGAGGAGTCTCAAGGTGATCTACTGGAAACGAAGAGAAGTTTTACCTAA
- the LOC104094548 gene encoding auxin response factor 18-like — protein sequence MKEAIEKCVDSQLWHACAGSMVQIPPLNSNIFYFPQGHAEHTSTDVDFTALPRISAMILCRVNAVKFLADPETDEIYAKIMLIPVENKNHDFENDTVLGSSAVETTEKPSSFAKTLTQSDANNGGGFSVPRYCAETIFPRLDFTAEPPVQTVIAKDVHGAIWKFRHIYRGTPRRHLLTTGWSSFVNQKKLVAGDSVVFLRAENGDLCVGIRRVKRGGIGGMELNSSGGRFRDKGQVSPESVVKAAYLAASGQPFEIVYYPRASSPEFCVRASSVNAAMNVQWCSGMRFKMAFETEDSSRISWFMGSISSVQVADPIRWPHSPWRFLQVTWDEPDLLQNVKHVSPWLVELVSNMPVIHLSHFSPPRKKLCLPQDFALDSQFPLPSFLGNPLRSSSPFCCLSDNITAGIQGARHAQFGVPLLDLQLSKKIQLGLLPPVSQPLDADSRILNGISKVQKESNENISCLLTMGSSSQMLDKADNLKTPRFLLFGQPILTEQQMSSGRSTNVPPQVQTKRDSSGEAQMETERISLGWKGLSESLSNATLLWNKGYHAAELGMSTGHCKVFLDSEDVGHALDISVLRSYEELYKKLADIFGLERLDMMTLVLYIDATGASRQIGDAPFSDFVKTAKRLTILKNPDNSAARKWLTDLPTAEGCLDSSNQAGSLSIFA from the exons ATGAAGGAGGCGATAGAGAAGTGTGTGGACTCTCAGCTATGGCACGCCTGTGCAGGAAGCATGGTGCAAATTCCTCCATTAAACTCCAACATCTTCTATTTCCCACAAGGCCATGCTGAGCATACATCTACAGATGTTGATTTCACTGCTCTGCCGAGAATTTCTGCTATGATTCTATGCAGGGTCAATGCTGTAAAATTCTtagctgaccctgaaactgatgAGATTTATGCCAAGATTATGCTTATTCCGGTTGAAAACAAGAACCATGACTTTGAAAATGACACTGTTTTAGGAAGCAGTGCGGTTGAAACAACTGAGAAGCCTAGTTCGTTCGCCAAGACGTTGACTCAATCGGATGCAAATAACGGGGGTGGTTTTTCAGTTCCTAGGTACTGTGCAGAGACAATTTTCCCGAGGTTGGATTTTACAGCTGAGCCTCCTGTCCAGACTGTGATCGCGAAGGATGTTCATGGTGCAATCTGGAAGTTCAGGCACATCTATAGGGGCACGCCACGGAGGCATTTGTTGACAACTGGTTGGAGTTCATTTGTGAATCAGAAGAAGCTGGTTGCAGGGGACTCTGTTGTGTTTCTGAGGGCAGAAAATGGTGATCTTTGTGTTGGAATTCGCAGGGTAAAGCGGGGTGGTATTGGTGGGATGGAACTGAATTCTTCTGGTGGGAGATTTAGAGATAAGGGACAAGTGAGCCCTGAATCAGTTGTTAAGGCTGCATATCTCGCTGCTAGTGGCCAGCCTTTTGAAATTGTTTATTACCCTCGTGCAAGCTCTCCTGAATTTTGTGTTAGGGCGTCTTCTGTGAATGCTGCAATGAACGTTCAATGGTGCTCAGGGATGAGGTTCAAAATGGCTTTTGAAACCGAGGATTCTTCTCGGATCAGCTGGTTCATGGGAAGTATATCATCGGTTCAGGTTGCTGACCCCATCCGCTGGCCTCATTCACCTTGGCGGTTTCTTCAG GTGACATGGGATGAACCAGATTTACTGCAAAATGTAAAACATGTCAGCCCATGGCTTGTCGAATTGGTCTCTAATATGCCCGTCATTCACTTATCACACTTCTCACCACCAAGGAAAAAGTTGTGTTTACCGCAAGATTTTGCACTTGACAGTCAATTTCCATTACCTTCATTTTTGGGCAACCCCCTCAGGTCCAGCAGTCCTTTTTGTTGTCTATCTGACAACATCACTGCAGGCATACAGGGAGCCAGGCATGCTCAGTTTGGAGTACCTTTATTGGATCTCCAACTTAGCAAAAAAATTCAGTTGGGACTGCTACCACCCGTTTCCCAACCACTCGATGCTGATTCTAGAATTCTTAATGGCATCAGTAAGGTCCAAAAAGAGAGCAACGAAAACATATCTTGCTTGCTTACCATGGGTAGTTCTAGTCAGATGTTGGATAAAGCTGATAATTTGAAAACACCTCGGTTTTTACTCTTTGGCCAACCAATTCTCACTGAGCAGCAAATGTCAAGTGGCCGCTCTACTAATGTTCCTCCACAAGTCCAAACAAAAAGAGACTCCTCCGGTGAGGCACAAATGGAAACTGAAAGAATTTCTCTTGGCTGGAAAGGCCTTTCAGAAAGTCTATCAAACGCTACATTACTTTGGAATAAAGGTTATCACGCAGCTGAACTTGGCATGAGTACTGGTCACTGCAAAGTATTCCTAGATTCGGAGGATGTAGGACATGCCCTTGATATCTCAGTTTTAAGATCATATGAAGAGCTGTATAAAAAACTTGCAGACATTTTTGGATTAGAAAGATTAGATATGATGACACTTGTACTCTATATAGATGCAACAGGTGCATCTAGACAAATTGGAGATGCACCATTCAG TGACTTTGTGAAGACTGCAAAAAGACTGACAATTCTGAAGAATCCTGACAACAGTGCTGCAAG GAAATGGCTCACCGATCTGCCAACTGCTGAAGGTTGTCTAGATTCTTCAAACCAGGCAGGATCCCTTAGCATCTTTGCGTAA
- the LOC104094547 gene encoding GATA transcription factor 11-like isoform X2 produces MVEQNCWDGIPMGPIVDEDFESLLNSLDFPLESLEDWDPSLYQLLGPIPPDALMALPPVSRGDNANGCLNAANEFPEAQGTVLFQTQSPISVLEHNSSCSGGKSTSFKFGTKGRRSKRARASTLNPWILMACTAFAAKKTSDAKKGKEKKRRKLSQQSSVMESILFKKCTHCEVTKTPQWREGPLGPKTLCNACGVRYRSGRLLPEYRPAASPTFVPSLHSNSHMKVIEMRRNAVEESQGDLLETKRSFT; encoded by the exons ATGGTTGAACAAAATTGTTGGGATGGCATTCCCATGGGGCCTATTGTTGATGAAGACTTTGAAAGCTTACTCAATAGTTTGGACTTCCCCTTGGAAAGTTTGGAAGATTGGGATCCTAGCCTCTACCAATTACTCGGGCCAATCCCTCCGGATGCACTTATGGCGTTACCTCCAGTGTCCCGTGGCGATAATGCCAATGGCTGTTTGAATGCAGCT AATGAATTTCCTGAGGCCCAAGGGACTGTTCTATTCCAGACACAAAGCCCAATTTCTGTTCTTGAACACAACAGCTCCTGCTCTGGTGGAAAGAGTACATCCTTCAAATTTGGCACTAAAGGCCGTCGCTCTAAGCGTGCACGAGCATCAACTTTGAATCCATGGATTTTGATGGCTTGTACAGCTTTTGCAGCCAAGAAGACTTCTGATGCCAAAAAGGGAAAGGAAAAGAAGAGGAGAAAATTGTCACAGCAATCTAGTGTCATGGagtctattttatttaaaaagtgCACACATTGTGAAGTAACAAAGACACCACAATGGAGGGAGGGACCATTGGGTCCAAAGACACTATGCAATGCCTGTGGAGTTCGATATCGTTCTGGCCGACTACTCCCAGAGTATCGGCCTGCTGCTAGTCCCACATTTGTTCCATCTTTGCATTCAAACTCTCACATGAAAGTCATAGAAATGAGAAGAAATGCAGTTGAGGAGTCTCAAGGTGATCTACTGGAAACGAAGAGAAGTTTTACCTAA